One Candidatus Nitrososphaera evergladensis SR1 genomic window carries:
- a CDS encoding IPT/TIG domain-containing protein: MSTIAVRGLVAPSDNTAAATTQKQPAIKLQPNSDAPGSIVTVTGTDFSAKSPLSVSVDNKELPADTKVTTKDDGSFTATLKIPNDAKDGNHQIKVSDDKGKSATADFTVVKK; encoded by the coding sequence TTGAGCACAATAGCAGTTCGAGGACTGGTAGCACCTAGCGACAACACTGCCGCCGCAACCACGCAAAAGCAACCTGCAATTAAACTACAACCTAATTCAGATGCTCCCGGGAGTATCGTTACCGTCACTGGTACTGACTTTAGCGCCAAAAGCCCTTTGAGCGTCAGCGTTGACAACAAGGAGCTCCCGGCAGACACCAAAGTAACTACAAAGGATGATGGTAGCTTTACGGCTACTTTAAAGATTCCAAACGACGCAAAAGACGGCAACCATCAGATAAAGGTTAGCGACGACAAAGGCAAGAGTGCGACAGCAGACTTTACTGTTGTTAAGAAGTAA
- a CDS encoding exo-alpha-sialidase, which yields MTSNPITTEMLYQEMAVSFFKAQTLVSDASLLIARLAAFRNKVYLVWQEGAKIDPNNSASTRSDEEKLDAEINAHSAIKYRISSDYGNVFGEMATLYQCNIAQYVPPAMEMSPAGRVFLAWGDGNKEATDSVVFFCRSNDDGSGFEDPVIINNKDDSESKTTDSSAATTISSRKVSAESKTEGVTEFDEKRKEFFRRGYLVPRVKLAAAGDNVYIFWSETKGQLYTDVEYRLFFRASNDGGRTFGSKKIIGTTTVKASEFLRMFQINLTASGDEVYMMWVQFTPVPGYMFSGRPNPLKAYVAISRNAGKTLERTIDLSEDTIVVQGDRQENKDDASGDRVGRTRRSVFEKLPFEIVAAGEGVLYMVLIGHESYGQRDFLESLMRFRPSTEGGKTTPVASNAANPNLLDINLPIYFAKSVDYGSSFTNPVYLEDYSAGIDDTYLLRSDKDVHVIWRAVAQGGVLMSRTSTDGGKSFQPTVQIPKIKIFHPTGSPSNSGAIITSPNGRIFIAMRKDIQSRLSKPLEPDSEMFFSASFDAGMTFTDTTRLSENPGGDSVHNTCVYPSIYSVNGKYVYIAWSEIQNGSSFSLKFRKGIIQ from the coding sequence ATGACCTCAAATCCTATAACTACCGAGATGTTATATCAGGAGATGGCTGTATCTTTTTTCAAAGCCCAAACTCTAGTTTCTGATGCCAGTTTGCTAATTGCAAGACTAGCCGCTTTCCGCAATAAGGTCTATCTTGTCTGGCAAGAAGGTGCAAAGATCGATCCTAATAATAGTGCTAGCACTCGATCAGATGAAGAAAAGCTGGATGCAGAGATTAACGCGCACTCTGCGATCAAATACCGGATTAGCAGTGACTATGGCAATGTTTTCGGCGAAATGGCAACCCTCTACCAATGCAATATTGCGCAATATGTCCCTCCAGCAATGGAGATGTCTCCTGCCGGCAGAGTCTTTCTTGCTTGGGGAGATGGAAACAAAGAAGCCACTGATTCCGTCGTCTTTTTCTGCAGGAGCAATGATGATGGCTCTGGCTTTGAGGACCCTGTAATTATTAACAACAAGGATGACTCGGAAAGCAAAACTACAGATTCTTCTGCCGCTACCACCATCAGTAGCCGCAAAGTCAGTGCCGAGTCCAAGACTGAAGGAGTTACGGAGTTTGATGAAAAGAGGAAGGAATTCTTCAGAAGAGGGTACCTCGTACCACGAGTCAAGCTTGCTGCTGCAGGAGACAATGTCTACATTTTCTGGTCCGAGACGAAAGGCCAATTATACACAGATGTAGAGTACCGACTCTTCTTTCGCGCAAGCAATGACGGCGGAAGGACCTTTGGCAGCAAAAAGATCATTGGGACCACCACAGTCAAAGCCTCAGAGTTCTTGAGAATGTTTCAAATCAATTTAACCGCATCTGGCGACGAAGTGTACATGATGTGGGTTCAATTTACGCCAGTTCCCGGCTACATGTTTTCGGGCCGGCCTAATCCCTTGAAAGCTTATGTGGCAATTAGTCGAAACGCAGGGAAGACACTGGAAAGAACGATCGATTTGTCTGAAGACACGATTGTCGTACAAGGGGATCGGCAAGAGAATAAAGATGATGCTAGTGGTGATAGAGTCGGCAGAACAAGAAGAAGCGTATTTGAAAAACTTCCATTTGAGATCGTCGCAGCCGGTGAAGGAGTACTTTACATGGTCCTGATCGGCCACGAGAGCTATGGCCAACGTGACTTTTTAGAGAGTCTGATGCGATTTAGGCCCTCGACGGAAGGAGGCAAAACGACTCCTGTTGCGTCAAATGCGGCAAACCCAAACCTGCTCGACATCAACCTTCCTATCTATTTTGCAAAGAGTGTGGATTACGGGTCATCTTTTACGAACCCGGTGTACTTGGAAGACTATTCTGCTGGGATTGATGATACATATTTGCTGCGTTCGGACAAGGATGTGCATGTAATATGGAGAGCTGTCGCACAGGGTGGAGTGTTGATGTCGCGTACCAGTACTGATGGTGGAAAATCCTTTCAGCCGACAGTTCAGATTCCCAAAATCAAGATATTCCATCCTACCGGGTCGCCCTCAAACAGTGGAGCCATAATTACTAGTCCAAATGGCCGTATCTTTATTGCGATGAGAAAAGATATTCAATCAAGGCTCTCTAAACCTCTAGAACCGGATTCAGAGATGTTCTTTTCTGCAAGCTTTGACGCCGGGATGACCTTTACCGATACAACAAGACTAAGTGAAAATCCCGGTGGCGACTCGGTACATAATACTTGCGTCTATCCTTCAATTTATTCAGTTAATGGAAAATATGTCTATATTGCGTGGTCTGAGATACAAAATGGAAGCTCTTTTTCTCTCAAATTCAGGAAAGGTATTATTCAGTGA
- a CDS encoding DUF1697 domain-containing protein: protein MDILTDIGVVSDKVGAYQYLALLRGINVGGNNVIRMNDLTACFEEMGFADVATYIQSGNILFRTDEQDRARLTDKIERVLSDTFHYNSRVVVITHKQLKSVVEGAPRQFGKDATRYRYDVIFLKEPLTAKTAMKSVSVRDGVDSAYEGKSVLYFSRLIAKAAQSRLPKIITLPVYQNMTIRNWNTTTTLLALMDKKVAVK, encoded by the coding sequence ATGGATATCCTGACCGATATTGGCGTCGTGAGCGACAAAGTAGGCGCGTATCAGTACCTTGCACTGCTGCGCGGCATTAACGTGGGCGGAAACAACGTTATCAGAATGAATGATTTGACAGCATGTTTTGAAGAGATGGGGTTTGCAGATGTGGCGACCTATATTCAAAGCGGCAATATTCTGTTCAGGACCGATGAGCAGGACAGGGCAAGGTTGACCGACAAGATTGAAAGAGTTTTGTCAGATACATTTCATTACAATTCGCGGGTTGTCGTCATCACGCACAAACAACTGAAAAGCGTGGTAGAGGGTGCACCCCGTCAGTTCGGTAAAGATGCCACGCGATACCGATACGATGTAATCTTTTTGAAAGAGCCTCTCACGGCGAAAACTGCCATGAAAAGCGTGAGTGTCAGAGATGGTGTAGATAGTGCGTATGAAGGAAAGAGTGTACTCTATTTTTCGCGCCTTATAGCGAAAGCAGCTCAAAGCCGCTTGCCAAAAATCATCACGCTTCCGGTTTATCAGAACATGACCATACGAAACTGGAACACCACCACAACGTTGCTCGCTCTGATGGACAAGAAAGTAGCGGTGAAATGA
- a CDS encoding pyridoxamine 5'-phosphate oxidase family protein, whose protein sequence is MEYRLADNYAKPMQEGEVAKLLNQPGILRIAMIDARDGTPLVHPVWYYYENEKFFLTVAAGGPKARSLKKNPNVYFLVDVADNSQQPYGVRGKGRVRVIDDPEYAAKVTARNVMRYMGSVDSPEAKTLVENAKSSSVIEITPLYMATWKY, encoded by the coding sequence ATGGAGTACAGGCTTGCCGACAACTATGCAAAGCCGATGCAGGAAGGAGAGGTCGCCAAGCTCCTGAACCAGCCCGGCATCCTGCGAATCGCCATGATTGACGCACGCGATGGCACGCCTCTGGTTCATCCTGTCTGGTATTACTACGAAAATGAAAAATTCTTTCTCACCGTCGCCGCTGGCGGGCCCAAGGCCCGGTCGCTCAAAAAGAATCCCAACGTCTACTTTCTTGTGGACGTGGCCGACAACAGCCAGCAGCCTTACGGGGTCCGCGGCAAGGGGAGGGTCAGAGTCATCGACGATCCGGAATACGCCGCAAAGGTGACAGCCCGCAACGTGATGAGGTACATGGGGTCTGTCGACAGCCCAGAGGCAAAGACCCTGGTTGAAAACGCCAAGAGTTCAAGCGTCATCGAGATCACGCCGCTTTACATGGCAACCTGGAAGTACTAG